Genomic segment of Streptococcus pneumoniae:
ATTTCCGAGTCAAATCCTGTGCCTTTTTGAGCGCACCAGGGCTGGTGTAGGGAGGGCTAGCAAAATGCACTGCTTCAATGTCTACACCACGTTTAAGAGCAAGGTAGCCTGCAACAGGTGAATCAATCCCACCAGATAGCATGAGCATGCCCTTGCCAGATGTTCCGACAGGTAGTCCACCTGCTCCACGAATCGTTTCGTAGGAAATATAGGCTGCTTCTGCTCGAATTTCCACCCGCAATTCAATATCAGGAGCCTTCATCTTGACCTGCACGTTTGGAATAGCCTCAAAAACGGCATTTCCCAAGGTTTGGTTAAGCTCACGGCTATCGAGTTCAAAGCTGTGATCGCTGCGCTTGCTAGACACCTTGAAGGTCATGCCTTCTTGGTAGATGTCCGTCATGATTTCTTGTACTGCTGCAATCAAGGCTGGGACAGATTTCTCAATCTTATAAGACGGAGAAAAGTTTTGAATTCCAAAAATCTGCTTGAGGCTTTCAGAAACTGGCTTATAATCAGTCCCATGAAGATAGACATGGGCCCGATCACGGTCTGCCATGACTTTCACCGCTGGATAAATGGACAAGACGTCTTGAATGTTGTTTCTAAGTTTATTGATAAAGCGCATGCGGTTCTTGCCTTTAGTCGACAATTCTCCGTAGCGAATCATAATTTCTGAATACTGCATGTGTTCTCTTTCTATCTTATTTTTTGGGTTTGTTCATAAATGACCTTAAAAGTTGTCAATACCTGCTCGATTTGGCTCATGTCGTTTTCCAAGTCCAAACTCATACGAACAGCCGTTGTGGCGATTTGGGGCTGAACGCCCATGGATAAGAGGGTTCCAGCTGGTTTTCCTGCCTTGGATGAGCAGGCTGAGGTCGTTGAGACATAGATATCATACTCCTCAAAGGCATGAACTAAGACTTCTCCTCGTACACCTTTTAAGCCAAAGGTTACAATGTGTGGTGCAAACTGATCTTGACCTGAGAAAATGCTGATGTCTTTGTAAGCACTCAATCTTTGGAGCAAAATCTGCTTCATCTGGCTGGTTTTCTTAGCAAACTCTTTTTGGCGCTCCATTGCCATGCGAAGGGCTTTCGCTGTCGCTGCAATTCCTGCTAGATTTTCAGTTGTGGACCGTTTATCTGCTTCCTGACCGCCACCTGTTAGAAGC
This window contains:
- the thiI gene encoding tRNA uracil 4-sulfurtransferase ThiI, with translation MQYSEIMIRYGELSTKGKNRMRFINKLRNNIQDVLSIYPAVKVMADRDRAHVYLHGTDYKPVSESLKQIFGIQNFSPSYKIEKSVPALIAAVQEIMTDIYQEGMTFKVSSKRSDHSFELDSRELNQTLGNAVFEAIPNVQVKMKAPDIELRVEIRAEAAYISYETIRGAGGLPVGTSGKGMLMLSGGIDSPVAGYLALKRGVDIEAVHFASPPYTSPGALKKAQDLTRKLTKFGGNIQFIEVPFTEIQEEIKAKAPEAYLMTLTRRFMMRITDRIREERAGLVIINGESLGQVASQTLESMQAINAVTNTPVIRPVVTMDKLEIIDIAEKIDTFEISIQPFEDCCTIFAPDRPKTNPKIKNVEQYESRLDIEGLVERAVRGIMVTEITPQVEQDEVDELINDLL